One part of the Microbacterium aurugineum genome encodes these proteins:
- a CDS encoding ABC transporter ATP-binding protein, protein MLGKILFRYLSRYRWLLLAVLVFQLASVAGTLYLPSLNADIIDNGVARGDTAYIWRTGLFMLAVSLGQIVASVTATYFAARAAMGAGRDIRSDVFGKVSGFSEREVSQFGAGSLITRNTNDVQQVQMLAMMGATMLVTAPLLAIGGIIFAVRTEVTLSWLIAISVPLLLILAALVIGRMVPLFRSYQGKLDNVNRIMREQLTGVRVVRAFVREGIEEERFRGANTDIMVVGRKVGSLFVLLFPLFMLILNVTVVSVIWFGGIEVNNGTVQVGTLFAFMQYIGQIMGGVIMASFMAMMIPRAAVSAERIGEVLDSESTLIRPENGVTEFPVPGSVALDDVEFTYPGADSPVLTGISFAAQPGETVAIVGSTGSGKTTLVSLIPRLFDVSGGAVHVGGTDVREADVEALWDSIGLVPQRPFLFTGTVASNLRYGREDATDEELWHALDIAQGRDFVEEMPDGLDSRIAQGGTNVSGGQRQRLAIARAIVHQPQILVFDDSFSALDLTTDARLRQALWRELPHVTKIVVAQRISTITDADRIVVLDGGTMVGVGTHEELLETSETYREIVESQLGVDA, encoded by the coding sequence GTGCTGGGAAAAATCCTCTTCCGCTATCTCTCTCGATACCGGTGGCTGTTGCTCGCGGTGCTGGTCTTCCAGCTCGCCAGCGTGGCAGGCACCCTCTACCTCCCGAGTCTGAACGCCGACATCATCGACAACGGCGTCGCCCGCGGTGACACCGCCTACATCTGGCGTACCGGCCTGTTCATGCTCGCGGTCTCGCTCGGGCAGATCGTCGCGTCGGTCACCGCGACCTACTTCGCCGCGCGCGCCGCGATGGGCGCCGGACGCGACATCCGTTCCGACGTGTTCGGCAAGGTCAGTGGCTTCTCTGAGCGCGAGGTCTCGCAGTTCGGCGCCGGCTCGCTCATCACGCGCAACACGAACGACGTTCAGCAGGTGCAGATGCTCGCGATGATGGGCGCGACCATGCTCGTCACGGCGCCGCTGCTCGCGATCGGCGGCATCATCTTCGCCGTGCGTACCGAGGTGACACTCAGCTGGCTGATCGCGATCTCGGTGCCGCTGCTGCTGATCCTCGCCGCACTCGTGATCGGTCGCATGGTCCCGCTGTTCCGCAGCTACCAGGGCAAGCTCGACAACGTGAACCGCATCATGCGGGAGCAGCTCACCGGTGTCCGCGTCGTCCGTGCGTTCGTGCGCGAGGGCATCGAAGAGGAGCGCTTCCGCGGGGCGAACACCGACATCATGGTCGTCGGTCGCAAGGTCGGCTCGTTGTTCGTGCTGCTCTTCCCCCTGTTCATGCTCATCCTCAACGTCACCGTCGTCTCGGTCATCTGGTTCGGCGGCATCGAGGTGAACAACGGCACGGTGCAGGTCGGCACGCTGTTCGCCTTCATGCAGTACATCGGCCAGATCATGGGCGGCGTGATCATGGCGAGCTTCATGGCGATGATGATCCCGCGCGCTGCGGTCTCGGCCGAGCGCATCGGCGAGGTGCTCGACTCCGAATCCACGCTGATCCGTCCCGAGAACGGCGTCACCGAGTTCCCGGTACCGGGATCCGTGGCGCTCGACGACGTCGAGTTCACCTACCCCGGAGCCGATTCGCCGGTCCTCACCGGCATCAGCTTCGCAGCGCAGCCGGGTGAGACCGTCGCGATCGTCGGTTCGACCGGATCGGGCAAGACGACGCTCGTGTCGCTCATCCCGCGTCTCTTCGACGTCTCGGGCGGCGCGGTGCACGTCGGCGGCACGGACGTGCGCGAGGCCGACGTCGAGGCGCTGTGGGACAGCATCGGACTGGTGCCGCAGCGTCCTTTCCTCTTCACCGGAACCGTCGCATCGAACCTGCGCTACGGGCGTGAAGATGCGACCGACGAAGAACTCTGGCATGCGCTCGACATCGCGCAGGGTCGCGACTTCGTCGAGGAGATGCCGGACGGACTCGATTCGCGGATCGCGCAGGGTGGTACGAACGTCTCGGGCGGTCAGCGCCAGCGTCTCGCGATCGCGCGTGCGATCGTGCACCAGCCGCAGATCCTCGTCTTCGACGACTCGTTCTCTGCACTCGATCTGACCACCGATGCCCGGCTCCGCCAGGCGTTGTGGAGGGAGCTCCCGCATGTGACGAAGATCGTGGTCGCCCAGCGCATCTCCACCATCACGGACGCCGACCGCATCGTCGTCCTCGACGGCGGCACGATGGTGGGCGTCGGCACGCACGAGGAACTGCTCGAGACGAGCGAGACCTACCGCGAGATCGTCGAGTCGCAGCTGGGGGTGGACGCATGA
- a CDS encoding ABC transporter ATP-binding protein, with protein sequence MSEQNKEQGKPTRSRRKATAPVAEVELTAEEKYEAELAEQARQNSGDWDSVAPGKADNFGPSFARMIGLLKPSALWFVFVSILGALGVVLTVAAPKVLAEATNLVYKGFISIQLGQPNGDSPGFPAGTSQDVVVEALRGAGQDDFANQIGALGDFTVGQGVDFGALRLVIAAVLAIYVAAAFLTWIQGYVINVIMVRTMWRLREAVEAKINRLPLSYFDKVQRGELISRVTNDIDNITQTMQQSLSGALTSVLTVIGVLVMMFSISWQLALVALITLPLMGVIFGIIGPRSQKAFGTQWRKVGRLNARVEEAFSGHALVKVFGREKDALDKFQAENEELFQASFKAQFLSGIIMPAMMFVGNLSYVGIAVLGGLMVANGQLRLGDVQAFIQYSQQFTQPLSELGGMAAVVQSGTASAERVFQLLDADEQEADDADAPELVEGKGVIEFENVAFSYTPDRPLIKDLSFRVEPGQTVAIVGPTGAGKTTLVNLIMRFYELSGGRIMLDGQDIAEVTRDELRSRTGMVLQDPWLFAGSIRENIRYGRSTATDDEVLAAAKATYVDRFVHALPEGYDTVLDEDAANVSAGERQLITIARAFVAQPSILILDEATSAVDTRTELLLQHAMAALRKGRTSFVIAHRLSTIRDADLILVMEHGDIVEKGTHDELIAAQGAYWRLYQSQFEQAATDIDAEEALTGSTPVVVTGDADEESVHAAAAVAGASVGAQVPAAETAAAQALLEEGADGSASRD encoded by the coding sequence ATGAGCGAGCAGAACAAGGAACAGGGCAAGCCCACGCGTAGCCGCCGCAAGGCCACGGCTCCCGTGGCCGAGGTCGAACTGACGGCGGAGGAGAAGTACGAGGCCGAGCTCGCGGAGCAGGCCCGACAGAACTCCGGCGACTGGGACAGCGTCGCGCCGGGCAAGGCCGACAACTTCGGGCCGAGCTTCGCGCGCATGATCGGGTTGCTGAAGCCCTCGGCACTCTGGTTCGTCTTCGTGTCGATCCTGGGTGCGCTGGGCGTCGTGCTGACGGTCGCCGCGCCCAAGGTGCTCGCCGAGGCGACGAACCTCGTCTACAAGGGGTTCATCTCCATCCAACTCGGGCAGCCGAACGGCGACTCCCCGGGGTTCCCGGCAGGAACATCGCAGGACGTCGTGGTCGAGGCGCTGCGAGGCGCGGGTCAGGACGACTTCGCGAATCAGATCGGCGCGCTGGGTGACTTCACCGTCGGTCAGGGTGTCGACTTCGGCGCGCTGCGCCTGGTCATCGCCGCTGTCCTCGCCATCTATGTCGCCGCGGCGTTCCTCACCTGGATCCAGGGGTACGTCATCAACGTGATCATGGTGCGCACCATGTGGCGTCTGCGCGAGGCGGTCGAGGCGAAGATCAACCGTCTGCCCCTGTCGTACTTCGACAAGGTGCAGCGCGGTGAGCTGATCTCGCGCGTCACGAACGACATCGACAACATCACCCAGACGATGCAGCAATCGCTGTCCGGTGCGCTCACCTCCGTGCTCACCGTGATCGGCGTGCTCGTGATGATGTTCTCGATCTCCTGGCAGCTCGCGCTCGTCGCCCTCATCACGCTGCCGCTGATGGGTGTGATCTTCGGCATCATCGGTCCGCGCTCGCAGAAGGCCTTCGGCACGCAGTGGCGCAAGGTCGGACGGCTCAACGCCCGCGTCGAGGAGGCGTTCTCCGGCCACGCGCTGGTGAAGGTCTTCGGACGTGAGAAAGACGCGCTCGACAAGTTCCAGGCCGAGAACGAAGAGCTGTTCCAGGCCAGCTTCAAGGCGCAGTTCCTGTCCGGCATCATCATGCCGGCGATGATGTTCGTCGGAAACCTCAGCTACGTGGGCATCGCGGTGCTCGGTGGTCTGATGGTCGCGAACGGACAGCTCCGTCTCGGCGATGTGCAGGCGTTCATCCAGTACTCGCAGCAGTTCACGCAGCCGCTCTCCGAGCTCGGCGGCATGGCTGCGGTGGTCCAGTCGGGTACGGCGTCGGCGGAGCGCGTGTTCCAGCTCCTCGATGCGGACGAGCAGGAGGCGGACGATGCCGATGCTCCGGAGCTCGTCGAGGGCAAGGGCGTCATCGAGTTCGAGAACGTCGCATTCTCGTACACGCCGGATCGTCCGCTGATCAAAGACCTGTCGTTCCGGGTGGAGCCGGGGCAGACCGTCGCGATCGTGGGGCCGACCGGAGCGGGGAAGACGACTCTGGTCAACCTGATCATGCGCTTCTACGAGCTCAGCGGCGGACGCATCATGCTCGACGGTCAGGACATCGCCGAGGTGACCCGGGATGAGCTGCGGTCGCGCACCGGCATGGTGCTGCAGGATCCGTGGCTGTTCGCGGGGAGCATCCGCGAGAACATCCGCTACGGCCGCTCCACCGCGACCGACGACGAGGTCCTCGCCGCGGCGAAGGCGACCTACGTCGACCGCTTCGTCCACGCCCTCCCCGAGGGCTACGACACGGTGCTCGACGAGGATGCCGCGAACGTCTCCGCGGGCGAGCGTCAGCTCATCACCATCGCGCGCGCGTTCGTCGCACAGCCGTCGATCCTCATCCTCGATGAGGCCACGTCGGCCGTCGACACCCGCACCGAGTTGTTGCTGCAGCACGCGATGGCCGCCCTTCGCAAGGGACGTACGTCCTTCGTGATCGCGCACCGTCTGTCGACCATTCGCGATGCCGACCTCATCCTCGTGATGGAGCACGGCGACATCGTGGAGAAGGGCACGCACGACGAGCTGATCGCCGCGCAGGGAGCCTACTGGCGCCTGTACCAGTCGCAGTTCGAGCAGGCGGCCACAGACATCGACGCCGAAGAGGCCCTCACCGGCTCGACGCCCGTCGTGGTCACCGGTGACGCGGACGAGGAGAGCGTGCACGCGGCTGCGGCCGTCGCCGGCGCGTCGGTGGGGGCGCAGGTTCCTGCCGCCGAGACGGCTGCTGCCCAGGCGCTTCTCGAGGAGGGGGCCGACGGCTCCGCCTCTCGCGACTGA
- a CDS encoding ATP-binding cassette domain-containing protein → MPEGQVLEFTHVTKRFNEVTAVSDFSARVEPGAVTAFLGPNGAGKTTTLRILLGQVRATSGTATIGGTAYAELRQPLRTIGAVLEETVYRPRRTAERQLTIAAKANGIPLARVGEVLSLVGLDSEGDSRIGGFSLGMRQRLSVAHALLGDPGALVFDEPANGLDPEGIRWMRLLMRRLADEGRTVLVSSHVLSEVEQVADNVLVLSKGRLVLASGIETLADPQGGSVIVDAADRGALRVALDAAGFDIEVLRSGLTVRGGDAGTVGAVAAEAGIALSTLVQRGPTLEDVFIDLMRGGRLAPRADTNTPPLDAPVLAATPDAAATDAADAESTVAIPVAAAAAWAAEAAAAPAGEAVGDDLAAAASASATADEDSNDGVSELFTPEADDETPVDAAPVAAPGYEADEPLPHEDPEDRHGDEDHGDTSRDDETDQAEEPPARSFDEILFGAAAPVASPAATADRESPRHDVAEVFTTSDDPETDTPAQTSEHDGTATDDTVADDTAGDDTAGDDTAGDDTAGDEQIVSTDGADAHEDDAAEDDAPAGVEIFADLDTAADVDGGEDTAETEEDADPRSAAVSSMLAAAARAYYEDEPKDYPLGQDAEATDDAPVQDGAHWSVASTGVIDTVPLAESESESEESSLEESGDAEATDGQDHDGENHDGQNHHGETHHG, encoded by the coding sequence ATGCCTGAAGGACAGGTGCTGGAGTTCACGCACGTGACGAAGCGCTTCAATGAGGTGACCGCCGTCTCGGACTTCTCCGCGCGCGTCGAGCCCGGCGCCGTCACCGCCTTCCTCGGCCCGAACGGAGCCGGCAAGACCACCACCCTGCGAATCCTCCTCGGTCAGGTGCGCGCCACCTCCGGAACGGCCACGATCGGCGGGACGGCCTACGCGGAGCTCCGCCAGCCGCTGCGCACCATCGGTGCCGTCCTGGAAGAGACCGTCTATCGCCCTCGGCGCACCGCCGAACGTCAGCTGACGATCGCCGCCAAGGCGAACGGCATCCCGCTGGCCCGCGTCGGAGAGGTTCTGTCCCTCGTCGGCTTGGACTCCGAAGGCGACTCCCGGATCGGCGGCTTCTCGCTCGGCATGCGTCAGAGGCTGAGCGTCGCGCACGCCCTTCTCGGCGACCCGGGTGCGCTCGTCTTCGACGAGCCGGCCAACGGGCTCGACCCCGAGGGCATCCGCTGGATGCGCCTGCTGATGCGCCGCCTCGCCGACGAAGGACGCACGGTACTCGTGTCCTCGCACGTCCTCAGCGAGGTGGAGCAGGTCGCCGACAACGTCCTGGTCCTCTCGAAGGGCCGGTTGGTGCTGGCGAGCGGTATCGAGACGCTCGCCGACCCGCAAGGCGGCTCCGTCATCGTGGATGCCGCGGATCGTGGTGCGCTTCGTGTCGCGCTCGACGCGGCAGGATTCGACATCGAGGTCCTGCGCTCCGGCCTGACCGTGCGCGGCGGCGACGCCGGGACCGTCGGAGCTGTCGCCGCGGAGGCCGGAATCGCCCTGAGCACGCTCGTGCAGCGCGGCCCGACCCTGGAAGACGTCTTCATCGACCTCATGCGCGGCGGCCGACTCGCGCCCCGCGCAGACACGAACACGCCGCCGCTCGACGCGCCGGTGCTCGCCGCCACGCCCGACGCCGCTGCCACCGACGCCGCTGACGCCGAGTCCACGGTCGCCATCCCGGTAGCCGCCGCCGCGGCCTGGGCCGCCGAGGCCGCCGCCGCACCCGCCGGTGAAGCCGTTGGTGATGACCTGGCCGCAGCGGCTTCCGCGTCGGCGACCGCCGACGAGGATTCGAACGATGGCGTCTCCGAGCTGTTCACCCCCGAGGCGGACGACGAGACGCCGGTGGATGCCGCTCCCGTCGCTGCACCCGGATACGAGGCGGACGAACCGCTCCCCCACGAAGACCCCGAAGATCGTCACGGCGACGAGGACCACGGCGACACGAGCCGGGACGACGAGACCGACCAGGCCGAGGAGCCCCCGGCGCGGTCATTCGACGAGATCCTGTTCGGCGCGGCAGCCCCCGTCGCCTCCCCCGCGGCCACGGCTGACCGGGAATCGCCGCGGCACGACGTCGCCGAGGTCTTCACGACGAGTGACGACCCCGAGACGGACACTCCCGCACAGACCTCTGAGCACGACGGCACCGCCACAGACGACACCGTCGCGGACGACACCGCCGGAGACGACACCGCCGGAGACGACACCGCCGGAGACGACACCGCCGGAGACGAGCAGATCGTCAGCACGGACGGCGCCGACGCCCACGAGGACGACGCAGCGGAGGATGATGCCCCCGCCGGTGTCGAGATCTTCGCCGACCTCGACACCGCCGCGGACGTCGACGGCGGCGAGGACACTGCCGAGACCGAGGAGGACGCCGATCCGCGGTCGGCAGCCGTCAGCTCGATGCTCGCCGCGGCCGCACGCGCGTACTACGAGGACGAGCCGAAGGACTACCCGCTGGGGCAGGACGCCGAGGCCACCGACGACGCCCCCGTCCAGGACGGTGCCCACTGGAGCGTCGCCTCCACCGGCGTGATCGACACCGTTCCGCTGGCCGAGTCCGAGTCCGAGTCCGAGGAATCGAGCCTCGAGGAATCCGGCGACGCCGAGGCCACCGACGGCCAGGATCACGACGGCGAGAACCACGACGGCCAGAACCATCACGGCGAGACCCACCACGGGTGA
- the hemL gene encoding glutamate-1-semialdehyde 2,1-aminomutase: protein MTDRNDDLFSAARAVIPGGVNSPVRAYGSVGGTPRFLASATGATVTDAAGREYVDLVASWGPALLGHAHPEVVAAVQEAATRGLSFGAPTEGEVELAALIADRVRFGEIRPIERVRLVSTGTEATMTAIRLARGATGRDLLVKFAGHYHGHSDGLLAEAGSGVATLALPGSAGVPAPIAAQTLVIGYNDPEALAAVFAEHGQRIAAVIVEASAANMGVVPPLPGFNRLIAETAHAHGALMILDEVLTGFRVHPAGFWGLQASEGEDYLPDIVTFGKVVGGGMPLAALGGRAEVMDLLAPLGPVYQAGTLSGNPLSVAAGLATLRLATPEVYATIDAASARLSAALDAALTSAGVTHAVARAGNLFSASFRASVPRNYAEAQAQESFRYAPFFHTLREQGVALPPSVFEAWFLTAAHGDEELGLIEAALPAAAEAAAAARP, encoded by the coding sequence ATGACCGACCGCAATGACGACCTGTTCTCCGCTGCCAGGGCGGTGATCCCCGGCGGCGTGAACTCGCCGGTGCGCGCCTACGGTTCGGTCGGGGGGACACCGCGTTTCCTGGCGTCGGCCACGGGCGCCACGGTGACGGATGCGGCGGGGCGCGAGTACGTCGACCTGGTGGCCTCGTGGGGGCCCGCGCTCCTCGGACACGCGCACCCGGAAGTCGTCGCGGCGGTGCAGGAGGCCGCGACCCGCGGACTGTCGTTCGGTGCTCCGACCGAGGGCGAGGTGGAACTCGCGGCGTTGATCGCCGACCGGGTCCGCTTCGGTGAGATCCGCCCGATCGAGCGCGTTCGACTGGTGTCCACCGGGACCGAGGCCACGATGACAGCGATCCGTCTCGCGCGCGGAGCCACCGGCCGCGACTTGCTCGTGAAGTTCGCCGGGCACTATCACGGCCACTCGGACGGTCTTCTCGCAGAAGCGGGTTCCGGTGTCGCGACCCTGGCGCTCCCCGGATCGGCAGGGGTACCGGCTCCCATCGCTGCGCAGACGCTCGTGATCGGGTACAACGACCCCGAGGCGCTGGCCGCGGTGTTCGCCGAGCACGGACAGCGGATCGCGGCCGTGATCGTCGAGGCGTCGGCCGCGAACATGGGCGTCGTCCCGCCGTTGCCGGGATTCAACCGTCTGATCGCCGAGACCGCGCACGCGCACGGTGCGCTGATGATCCTCGACGAGGTGCTCACCGGGTTCCGCGTGCACCCCGCAGGCTTCTGGGGACTGCAGGCCTCGGAGGGCGAGGACTACCTGCCCGACATCGTCACCTTCGGCAAGGTCGTCGGCGGGGGGATGCCGCTGGCCGCGCTCGGTGGGCGGGCCGAGGTCATGGACCTGCTGGCTCCCTTGGGGCCGGTGTATCAGGCGGGGACGCTCTCGGGGAATCCGCTGTCGGTCGCGGCGGGCCTCGCGACGTTGCGGCTCGCGACGCCCGAGGTCTATGCAACCATCGATGCCGCCTCCGCTCGGCTCTCCGCGGCGCTGGACGCCGCGCTCACATCTGCCGGGGTCACTCACGCGGTCGCGCGGGCGGGCAACCTGTTCAGCGCCTCGTTCCGCGCTTCCGTGCCGCGGAACTACGCCGAGGCCCAGGCGCAGGAGTCGTTCCGCTATGCGCCGTTCTTCCACACGCTGCGGGAGCAGGGCGTGGCCCTGCCGCCGAGTGTCTTCGAGGCCTGGTTCCTGACCGCCGCGCACGGCGACGAGGAGCTCGGGCTCATCGAAGCGGCGCTGCCGGCTGCCGCGGAGGCCGCGGCGGCGGCTCGCCCGTAG
- a CDS encoding D-alanyl-D-alanine carboxypeptidase, with protein MTASDPADEATGVVSDDGSRTAAPSGPVDDLAIASDPAAPASESAAPFAADRLFAGDTPPSDPSVVSAVPVDAAAIGALFTVDRTPARRRGTASSDDPASASDPEPVLDPEPVHDPEPADGPATPPLTKPPFHPRRRGEGEEAQEPDEAEALVDGAAVQWADGTTGATALTWVDAAAVGAHTATATFEQTPETEQNGGLLRGARLRPAIARPGILVPLVALTALVAGYAGTTLLWPLHEVPPTAQSVEFDTVPAPAATITWPSEGSASVGIAGLTTAASITDPVSIASITKVVSSLMVLDRMPLALGEQGPEFGFSYRDSVDYWNYRRSDQSALDVPVDGVLTEYQMLQGTLLGSANNYIDRLASEIWGSDQEFAAAAEVWLRDRALTDITVVTPSGFDERNVATPAALIKLGELAMQNPVFAEIVGTRSVDLPGAGTVVNTNGMLADPGVVGIKTGTLVGWNLLTAKDLTIGDTTVHLFAAALNQAGDDERLALTRSLFAETEAALDAQEAAVAKGTVVGQVTTDWGEKVDVVTESDADVVLWNGAVATATTAFDLGEKRDEDATVGTLTAAGPLNTVTVPLVLADDVEGPSPWWRLTHPLELLGITDDGS; from the coding sequence GTGACCGCTTCAGATCCCGCCGACGAGGCGACGGGCGTCGTCAGCGACGACGGCTCGCGGACGGCCGCCCCCTCCGGGCCCGTGGACGACCTGGCGATCGCGTCGGACCCCGCCGCCCCCGCATCGGAGAGCGCCGCACCCTTCGCCGCCGATCGACTCTTCGCCGGCGACACGCCCCCGTCGGATCCCTCCGTCGTCTCCGCTGTCCCGGTCGACGCCGCCGCGATCGGCGCGCTGTTCACGGTCGACCGGACGCCCGCACGACGTCGCGGCACGGCTTCGTCGGACGACCCCGCGTCGGCGTCCGATCCGGAGCCCGTGCTCGACCCGGAGCCCGTGCACGACCCGGAACCGGCGGATGGTCCCGCGACTCCGCCACTCACGAAGCCGCCCTTCCACCCCCGCCGACGCGGCGAGGGTGAGGAGGCGCAGGAGCCCGATGAGGCCGAGGCGCTCGTCGACGGCGCGGCCGTGCAGTGGGCCGACGGCACGACGGGCGCGACCGCACTGACCTGGGTCGATGCCGCCGCCGTCGGTGCGCACACGGCCACGGCGACGTTCGAGCAGACCCCGGAAACCGAACAGAACGGCGGGCTCCTCCGTGGGGCTCGCTTGCGGCCGGCCATCGCTCGCCCGGGAATCCTGGTGCCGCTCGTCGCGCTCACCGCGCTGGTCGCCGGCTATGCGGGCACGACGTTGCTCTGGCCGCTGCACGAGGTGCCGCCGACGGCGCAGTCCGTCGAGTTCGACACGGTTCCCGCTCCCGCCGCGACGATCACCTGGCCGAGTGAGGGCAGCGCGTCCGTCGGCATCGCCGGGCTCACCACCGCGGCGTCGATCACCGATCCGGTGAGCATCGCGAGCATCACCAAGGTCGTGAGCAGCTTGATGGTTCTCGACCGCATGCCCCTCGCCCTCGGCGAGCAGGGGCCGGAGTTCGGCTTCAGTTACCGCGACAGCGTGGACTACTGGAACTACCGGCGCAGCGATCAGTCCGCACTGGATGTCCCCGTCGACGGCGTCCTCACCGAGTACCAGATGCTCCAGGGCACCCTCCTCGGGTCGGCGAACAACTACATCGACCGGCTGGCCTCCGAGATCTGGGGCTCGGACCAGGAGTTCGCGGCCGCCGCCGAGGTGTGGCTGCGCGATCGTGCGCTCACCGACATCACGGTGGTCACCCCCTCCGGGTTCGACGAGCGCAATGTGGCGACCCCTGCGGCCCTGATCAAGCTCGGCGAGCTGGCCATGCAGAACCCCGTGTTCGCGGAGATCGTCGGCACCCGGTCAGTGGACCTCCCGGGTGCGGGCACGGTCGTCAACACCAACGGGATGCTCGCCGATCCGGGCGTCGTCGGCATCAAGACCGGCACGCTGGTCGGCTGGAACCTGCTGACGGCGAAAGACCTGACGATCGGGGACACCACGGTGCACCTGTTCGCGGCGGCGCTGAATCAGGCGGGCGACGACGAGCGCCTCGCTCTCACCCGTTCGCTGTTCGCCGAGACGGAGGCCGCCCTGGATGCACAGGAGGCAGCGGTCGCGAAGGGCACGGTCGTCGGACAGGTCACGACCGACTGGGGCGAGAAGGTCGACGTGGTCACCGAATCCGATGCCGATGTCGTGCTGTGGAACGGTGCTGTCGCCACTGCGACCACGGCCTTCGATCTCGGCGAAAAGCGGGACGAGGACGCCACCGTGGGCACCTTGACCGCGGCCGGACCACTCAACACCGTGACGGTTCCCCTGGTCCTGGCCGATGACGTCGAAGGGCCGAGCCCGTGGTGGCGCCTGACCCACCCCCTGGAACTGCTCGGGATCACAGACGACGGGTCCTGA
- a CDS encoding enoyl-CoA hydratase/isomerase family protein gives MTESQAASRVLIRTEGALGRLTLNRPEAINALDEGMIETLTEALDAWRDDTDVQIVLIDGAGERGMCAGGDVRALHAQIVAGESERTAEFFRAEYALNAMIAEYPKPVVAFADGITMGGGIGLAGHAAIRIVTERSKLAMPETRIGFTPDVGGTWLLGRAPGRFGEYFGLTGATMSGADAVYLGFADHFVPSDRLDALREALAFRADPTGPSEIVLLFDETPEPTQLPASKAWVDEAFSAATVSEIIDRLQAQGTAEAAATAELLAGLAPTGLTVTLDAVREARELPGLRAALEGEYRRVLWFVNEHPDLVEGIRAQLVDKDRNPKWDPPTLAELAPDAGAPARAYVPRPPLF, from the coding sequence GTGACCGAATCCCAGGCTGCATCCCGTGTCCTCATCCGCACCGAAGGAGCACTCGGGCGGCTCACCCTCAATCGTCCGGAGGCGATCAACGCGCTCGACGAGGGGATGATCGAGACGCTCACCGAGGCGCTCGACGCCTGGCGCGACGACACCGACGTGCAGATCGTGCTGATCGACGGGGCGGGGGAACGCGGCATGTGCGCCGGCGGAGACGTGCGTGCGCTGCACGCGCAGATCGTCGCCGGGGAGTCCGAGCGCACCGCCGAGTTCTTCCGCGCGGAGTATGCGTTGAACGCGATGATCGCGGAGTATCCGAAGCCGGTCGTGGCGTTCGCCGACGGCATCACGATGGGCGGGGGGATCGGCCTGGCTGGTCATGCGGCGATCCGCATCGTCACGGAGCGCTCGAAGCTGGCGATGCCCGAGACCCGGATCGGGTTCACGCCCGATGTCGGCGGCACCTGGCTGCTCGGACGAGCGCCCGGCCGATTCGGGGAGTATTTCGGGCTGACCGGCGCGACGATGAGCGGAGCGGATGCCGTCTACCTGGGGTTCGCCGACCACTTCGTGCCGTCTGATCGTCTGGACGCGCTGCGGGAGGCCCTGGCGTTCCGTGCGGATCCGACCGGCCCGAGCGAGATCGTCCTGCTCTTCGACGAGACGCCGGAGCCCACGCAGCTGCCCGCATCGAAGGCGTGGGTCGACGAAGCGTTCTCGGCCGCGACCGTGAGCGAGATCATCGACCGCCTGCAGGCGCAGGGCACCGCGGAGGCCGCCGCCACGGCTGAGCTCTTGGCGGGCCTCGCCCCCACCGGCCTCACGGTCACGCTCGATGCCGTGCGCGAAGCGCGCGAGCTCCCGGGGTTGCGGGCTGCCCTCGAGGGCGAGTACCGGCGGGTGCTGTGGTTCGTCAACGAGCACCCGGACCTCGTCGAGGGTATCCGCGCGCAGCTCGTCGACAAGGACCGCAACCCGAAGTGGGACCCGCCGACGCTGGCCGAGCTCGCCCCGGATGCGGGTGCCCCGGCGCGGGCGTACGTGCCCCGGCCGCCGCTGTTCTGA
- a CDS encoding GntR family transcriptional regulator — MSPNPKLSAADETNPALDIYRQLRGLIVSGQLGAGERLPTVRQTASDLGVAPGTAARAYKMLEADGLVISRTAAGTRVSESAGVLPASVIRRLRDLVDEADPLGAELDDIVDVLRTIWQSRTTPEDAGE, encoded by the coding sequence ATGAGCCCGAATCCGAAGCTCTCGGCGGCAGATGAGACCAATCCTGCGCTCGACATCTACCGGCAGTTGCGCGGCCTCATCGTCTCGGGCCAGCTCGGTGCCGGCGAACGACTGCCGACCGTCCGCCAGACGGCGAGCGATCTGGGCGTCGCTCCCGGCACCGCCGCACGCGCCTACAAGATGCTCGAGGCGGACGGACTGGTGATTTCGCGGACCGCCGCCGGCACGCGTGTCTCCGAGTCGGCCGGGGTCCTCCCGGCCTCAGTGATCCGCCGCCTCCGCGACCTGGTCGACGAGGCCGACCCCCTCGGCGCCGAGCTCGACGACATCGTCGATGTGCTGCGGACGATCTGGCAGTCGCGGACGACGCCAGAGGACGCCGGGGAGTAG